The Streptomyces sp. M92 nucleotide sequence CGCGCCGCCCAGGCGGTGCAGGGTGGGTGCCTCACCGCCGACGTACTTGGTGATCTGCTCCAGCTGGTCGGTGGGGATGTAGAGGCGGTCGCCGGGCTGGCCGCGCTTGGCGGGGGCGTACTCCACGACCAGGTACTCGCGGGTGGCGCCCTGCACGGTGCGCTGCACCATCTCGATGTAGCGGCCCACGCCGTGCTGCTCGTGGACGATGTGGTCGCCCGCCTCCAGGGTGAGCGGGTCGATGGTCTTGCGGCGCCGGGCGGGCATCCGGGCGCCCTCACGGCCGGCGGCCTTCTGCCCGGTCAGGTCGGTCTCGGTGAGGACGGCGAGCTTGAGGGCCCGGTCGACGAAGCCGTGGTCGATCGAGCCACAGGAGACGTGGACGACGGAGGGGCTGAGGGTGCCCAGGTCGCTGTCGAGGCGGGCCGCGATGCCCTCGCCGCCGAGGACCTCGACGGTGCGGGCGGCCGGTCCGTGGCCCTCGGTGAGGTAGACCGCGCGCCAGCCGTCGGCGAGCCAGCCCTTGGTGTCGGCCAGCGCCCTGGCGGTGTCGCCGCGGTAGGTCTCGGGGGCGTGCATGCCGAGCTTGAGGGTGTCGGCCTCCTCGAGCGCGTCGTCGGCGGCGAAGGGGGAGACCGACCACCACATCATGTCCAGCTCGCGGGCGCGGTCGCGGACGTCCGCGATGGACCACAGGGAGGCCGCGTCCACGTCGATCGGCGCCTCGCCGCCGCCCGCGGTCGCCGCCCAGGACGCCTGGAGGAACTCCTGCGACGTGGCGACCAGGTCGGCGGCGCGGGTGCGGACCCGCTCCGGGTCGCAGACCACCGCCATCGCGCCCTTGGGCAGCACGTCCAGCAGCAGCTCCATGTCGTCCACGAGGACGGGGGCCAAGGACTCCATGCCCTCGACCGCGATGCCCTCGGCGATCTTGCCGAGCAGTTCGCCCAGCTCCGGGTGGTCCTCGGCCAGGGCGGCGGCCCGCTCGCGGACGTCCTCGGTGAGCAGCAGCTCGCGGCAGGGCGGGGCCCACAGGCCGTGGTCGGCGACCTCCAGGGAGCGCTGGTCGGCGACCTTGAAGTAGCGGATCTCCTCGACGTCGTCGCCCCAGAACTCGACGCGGAGGGGGTGCTCCTCGGTCGGCGGGAAGACGTCCAGGATGCCGCCGCGCACGGCGAACTCGCCGCGCTTCTCCACCAGCTCCACGCGCGCGTACGCGGCGGCGGCCAGGGCCTCGACGACCTCGTTCAGGTCGGCGGTGGAGCCGGTGCGCAGGGCGACCGGCTCCAGGTCGCCGAGGCCCTTGACCTGCGGCTGGAGCACGGAGCGCACGGGCGCGACGACGACGGAGACCGGGCCGGTCTCGGGGTCGTCGGGGCGGGGGTGCGCCAGGCGGCGCAGTACGGCGAGGCGGCGGCCGACGGTGTCGCTGCGGGGGCTGAGCCGCTCGTGCGGCAGCGTCTCCCAGGAGGGGTACTCCACGACGCCCTCGGGCGGCAGCAGGGAGCGCAGGGCGGCGGCCAGGTCCTCCGCCTCGCGTCCCGTCGCGGTCACCGCCAGCACGGGGCGGCCCGTCTCGCGGGCCAGCGCGGCGACCGAGAAGGCGCGGGCGGCGGGCGGGCCGACCAGGTCGACGTGCATGCGGTTGCCGTCTGCGGCCGCCGTGATCGCTTCCGCGAGGGCGGTGTCCTTGACGACGGCGTCGAGCAGACCGTGCAGGCTCATGGAGGGGGCGCTTCCGTCCTGGGTGCTGGGGTGGACAACACGAGTAGCCCGGCGGGGTGAGGGCCGGGGGTGTCCAGCGTACGACGCTGCGGTCGCGGGCGCCGGGGGCTGTGGACGACGCGGGGTGCGGAGTGTGGATGACGCCGGGTGCGGGGGCAGCCGGCGTCACGGCGGCCCTGCCAGGGGGCTACGCCCCCGTGGCCCCCGGTCCTGTGCCCACTCACCGCCCGACTCGGTCGGCTGAAAGGTGAACGCCCGGGGTGACGGACGGCTCGGCGGCGAGAGGCGGGGCACCGCGTGCCACCGGCCGCCGTCACAAAAGGCCCGGCGCCGGATGCGGTGAGGCATCCGGCGCCGGGCCCTTCCCCCGCAGCCCCCGTGTGCGGTGGCCGGCGGGTCGGGTGCTACTCCGTCGCGATCGCGTTCAGGACGTTCATGCGGCCGGCGCGGAAGGCCGGGACCAGGGCCGCGAACAGGCCCACGAAGGCGGAGCCGATGAAGACGCCGATGATCGTCGGCCAGGGGATGTCGAGGACGTTCAGTCCCTCCAGGGCGAGCAGCTTCTGTGCCGTGGCGCCCCAGCCCATGCCCAGCCCCAGGCCCAGCAGGGCTCCGAAGAGGGCTATGACGACGGACTCCATGCGGATCATCCGGCGCAGCTGGCGGCGGGAGAGGCCGATCGCCCGCATCAGGCCGATCTCGCGGGTCCGCTCGACCACCGACAGCGCCAGCGTGTTCACCACACCGAGGACCGCGACGATGATCGCCAGGGCGAGCAGGCCGTAGACCATGTTCAGCAGCTGGCCGATCTGGTCCTTCAGCTCCTGCTTGTAGTCGGTCTGGTCGGCCACCTGGTACTGCGGGTAGGCGTCCAGGGACTTCTTCAGCGCCGCGTAGGCCTGGTCCGCCTGACCGTCCTCGGCCTTGGCGAACATGATCGTGTTCGGCGGGATGTTCTCGGCCGGCAGGTACTTCCGCATCGTCTCGATGCTGATGTACCGCGCGCCCTGGTCGATGGCGACGTCGTCGCTCGTGATCGCGGCGACCTTGAGCTTCGCGGTCTCGCCGCCCTCGAAGGCGACGGAGATCGTGTCGCCGACGTGCACGCCGTGCTTCTTGGCGTAGTCCGAGCCGACCGACATGGCGTCGGGGCCGTAGGCGGCGGAGAGCTCGCCCTCGGTCGTCGCGCGGCGCACGTCCTGGGCGTAGGTCGGGTCGGCGGCCGTGACTCCGTCGTCGTCGGTCTTGCCGTCGGGCGAGGTCAGCGTGGCGTCGAGCATCTTGTAGCGGGTGACGTGCTCCAGGCCCGGCGTGTCCTGCATCGCCTTCTCGGCCTGCGGCACGATCCGCTGGTTGCCCTGGACTATGAAGTCCGCGCCGACCGTCTTGTCCAGCTCGCTGGTGGCCGAGGCGACCATGGAGGAGCCGACGACGGACAGGCACGCCACCAGCGCGAGGCCGATCATCAGGGCGGCACCGGTGGCGCCGGTGCGGCGCGGGTTGCGCAGGGCGTTGCGCTCGGCCAGCCGTCCCACCGGGCCGAAGGCCCGCAGCAGCACCGCGCTGATCGCCCGCACCACGAGGCCGGCGAGCAGCGGGCCGATGACGACGAAGCCGATGAGGGACAGCACGATGCCCGCGCCGAGCATCATCGAGCCCTCGCTGGCCTTGTCGGCCGCGGCGGCCGTGAACAGGGCCGCGGCGCCGGCACCGGTGAGGACCAGGCCGATCAGGCCGCGTATCCAGCCGGCCTTGCCGTCGGCCGGGGTTCCGGCGTCGCGCAGGGCGGCCATCGGGGAGATCTTGCCGGCGCGGCGGGCGGGCAGGTAGGCGGCCAGGACCGTGACCACGATGCCGAGGACCAGGCCGACCACCGGGGTCGTCGTCTTGATGGTCAGGTCGTCGGTGGAGAGGTTCATGCCCGCCGCCGACATCAGCTTCATCAGGCCGACGGCGATGCCGACACCGGCGGCGACGCCGAGGACCGAGCCGACGATGCCGAGCAGGAGCGCCTCGACGAGCACGGAGCGGTTGACCTGGCGACGGGAGGAGCCGATGGCCCGCATCAGACCGATCTCACGGGTGCGCTGGGCGACCAGCATGGAGAAGGTGTTGATGATCAGGAAGATGCCGACCAGGAACGCGATCCCGGCGAAGCCGAGCATGGCGTACTTGATGACGTTCATGAACTCGCCGACGTCCGCGCGGCCCTCGTCGGAGGCCTCCTTGGCGGTCTGGACCTTGAAGGCGCCCCCGTCCAGGGCGGCGGAGACGTTCTGCTTGAGCTGGGCGTCGCTGACGCCGGCCGCGGCGGTGACGTTGAACTGGCTGAAGCGGTCCGTGGCGCCGAGGAGCTGACGCTGGGCGGTGGGGGTGTCGAAGTAGACGACCGCGGCACCGGGGTTGGTGACGGTGAAGGAGGCGATGCCGACGATCTTCGCCTTGAAGTCGCCGGTCTGCGCGATGGTGCGCAGCTCGTCGCCGATCTTCAGGTCGTGCTTGTCGGCGGTGTCGGAGTCGACCATCGCCTCGGTCGGGCCGCGCGGCGCGTGTCCCGAGGTGATCTCCATGGACCGCAGGTCGTTCTTGGTCCAGTTCCCGGCGAGGGTCGGGGCGCCGTTGGTGGCGCCCACGTTGTCGTTGTCCGCGTTGACCACGGTCACGTTCATCGAGACGACCGCGCCCTCGGCCGACTCGACGCCCTCGGCCGCGCGGATCCTCTCCAGGGTGGAGGCCGGGAGCGACTCGGGCACCCCGTTCTGCGGCGTGTCCTCGGCCTCGGCGTCCTTCGGGGCGACCGTCACGTCCGACGAGGTGACCGCGAACAGCTTGTCGAAGGTGGTGTTCATGGTGTCCGTGAACACCAGGGTGCCGCACACGAACGCCACCGACAGCAGCACCGCCACCGCCGAGAGCGCCATGCGGCCCTTGTGCGCGAGGAAGTTGCGCATCGAGGTCTTCACGACGGTCATGACGTGCGCCCCCGGGCGTCGAAGTCCTTCATGCGGTCGAGGACGGCCTCCGCGGTCGGCCGGTGCATCTCGTCGACGATCCGGCCGTCGGCGAGGTACAGCACCCGGTCCGCGTAGCTTGCGGCCACCGGGTCGTGGGTGACCATCACGATGGTCTGGCCCAGCTCGTCCACCGACCGGCGCAGGAAGCCCAGCACCTCGGCGCCGGCCCGCGAGTCGAGGTTGCCGGTCGGCTCGTCACCGAAGATGATCTCGGGGCGGGCGGCCAGCGCCCGCGCCACGGCGACACGCTGCTGCTGGCCGCCGGAGAGCTGGGTCGGCCGGTGCTTGAGCCGCCCGGCGAGCCCGACGGTCTCCACGACCCGCTCCAGCCACGCCCGGTCGTACTTGCGGCCGGCGATGTCCATGGGCAGCGTGATGTTCTCGATCGCGTTCAGCGTCGGAAGCAGGTTGAAAGCCTGGAAGATGAAACCGATCCGGTCCCGGCGCAGCTGCGTGAGCTTCTTGTCCTTCAGGCCGGTTATCTGGGTCTCGTCGAGGTAGATCTGCCCGCCGGTGACGGTGTCCAGGCCCGCCAGGCAGTGCATCAGCGTCGACTTGCCGGAGCCCGACGGCCCCATGATCGCGGTGAACTGACCGCGGGCGATGTCCACGTCCACGTGGTCCAGGGCGACGACCCGGGTCTCGCCCGCCCCGTACGCCTTCACGACCTGGCGCGCCCGCGCGGCAACGGCCGTACGCCCTCCAGTGCTCCCGTGTGCGGGAATACTTACGGCCGATGTCATGTCAAGTCTCCTATGTCGGTCATCACCTGTGCCGGCGGTGCCGGCGGTGAACGCTGAGCGCCACCGTCGGCGGTGCGGGCTTCACAACGGGTCGTGCGATGGAACGTGTCGCTGCTGCGTTTCGCTGCTACGTCGAAGAGTGTGGCCGGAACCGGGTGCCGAGCGCGCTGAGGTACAGCGCACTCTTCTGCTGGGGAAAACCCCACCCCCACGGGTCCGGTTCGCCGCCCCCCAGCGGCGTAAAGCCAGATTAAGGACTCCGCCGGGCCCCTCTCGTCCTCCGTCGGTACGAACCCTCCCCGACCCGTAGTACGGAGGTACCCCTAGGGGCAGTCCACCCTCCGGCGGAGCCGGACTCAGGGTGGCCTCCGCCTCGGGATCCGCCTCAGGGTCCGCCTCGGGACGCACCGAGCATCCACCCTCCCGCGACGTCGGGGTCAAGTGGGAAGCTGATCCCCGCGGATGGATGCAGGGGGAACACAACCGGAGGGGGCCCACGGGTGGACGACACCAGGTCCGCGGTGGACGAGGCCGCACCCGGCACGGGCCCGGACCGGCGCGGTGCCGTCGTCGCCGCGCTGATGCTCGCGATGGCGCTGTCGGCGCTCGACGCCACCATCGTCTCCACCGCCGTCCCGCAGATCGTCGGCGACCTCGGCGGCTTCTCCCTCTTCTCCTGGCTCTTCTCCGGCTACCTGCTGGCCGTCACCGTCACGCTCCCCGTCTACGGCAAGCTCTCCGACACCTTCGGCCGCAAGCCGGTCCTGGTGGTGGGCGCGGCGCTGTTCCTCCTCGGCTCCCTGCTGTGCGCGCTGGCCTGGAACATGGCCGCCCTCATCGCCTTCCGCGTCCTCCAGGGCCTGGGCGGCGGCGCGCTGCAGGGCACGGTGCAGACCCTCGCCGCCGACCTGTACCCGCTCAAGGAGCGGCCCAGGATCCAGGCCCGGCTGTCCACCGTGTGGGCGGTGTCGGCGGTCGCCGGCCCCGGCCTCGGGGGCGTGCTGGCCACGTACGCCGACTGGCGCTGGATCTTCCTCATCAACCTGCCGATCGGCGCCCTCGCCCTGTGGCTGATCGTCCGTCACCTGCACGAGCCGCCGCGCGACGAGTCCTCACGGGAGGGCGACGGCACGCGCGCGCGGGTCGACTGGGCGGGCGCGCTGGCCGTGTTCGCCTGCGGGGGCGTGCTGCTCACCGCCTTGGTGCAGGGCGGGGTGGCCTGGCCATGGCTGTCGGCACCCTCGCTCGCCCTGTTCACCGCCGGTCTCGTCCTGCTGGCGGCCGTGGTGGTGATCGAGCGCCGCGCGGCGGAGCCGGTCATCCCCGGCTGGGTGTGGCGCCGCCGCACGATCGCCGCGGTGAACCTCGCGCTCGGCGCGCTGGGCGTACTCATGGTGGCGCCGACCGTGTTCCTGCCCACCTACGCCCAGTCGGTGCTGGGCCTGGCGCCCGTGGCGGCCGGTTTCGTCCTGTCCGTGTGGACGCTGAGCTGGCCGGTGTCGGCGGCCCTGAGCCAGCACGTGTACCGCAGGATCGGCTTCCGCGACACGGCGATGCTCGGCATCGGCACCGCCTCCCTGCTCCTGTTCGCCTTCCCCTTCCTCCCCTACCCCGGCGAGGCCTGGCAGCCGACGCTGCTGATGCTGCTGCTCGGCGGCGCGCTCGGCCTGTTCCAGCTGCCGCTCATCGTCGGCGTCCAGTCGACGGTCGGCTGGGCGGAGCGGGGCACGGCGACCGCGTCCGTGCTCTTCTGCCGCCAGACCGGCCAGACCGTCGGCGCGGCGGCCTTCGGCGCGATCGCCAACGGGGTGCTGGCCGCACGGCTCGGCGGGGCGGGCGGGGGCGGCACCGGGGATCTCGACTCCGTGACCCGGGCGCTGGATTCGGGCACCGCCGGGGAGCCCGTACGGCGGGCGATCGCCGACGCCGTGCACGCGGTCTACCTGGGCGCGGCGGGCGCGGCGGCGCTGGCGTTCCTGGTGCTGCTGCTGGTGGCGCCGCGCCGGTTCCCGGTGCTCCAGGATTGAACTCGCGGGCCGCCGGACCCGACAAAGGCGCGGGTCAACGCGGGTAACACCCCGAGGGCGGCGCAGCAGGCGCATACCGACCGATCAGTTCGGCCAAAACGCAGCGCCCCACATGACCGGCGAGTAGCGTGCGTGGCCCCCACCCCCACCTCCCTGCGGTCCGCCCACCGGACCCGAGCCACGCAAGGAGCCCCGGGATGTCCTACGCCCCGTCCCTGTCGTACCCGCACAGTCCGCCACCAGGCCGGGCTGCTCAGCACCCTCATCGGCGGCTCGCTGGCCGTCCTGCTGCTGATGCCAGGCACCAACCTGGTCTCCGGCTCACCCGTCTCGGCGTTCCCCGACGCCGACTTCAACCGGTTTCCGTTCACCACGACGGCCTGGTCTCCATCCCCCTGGGCTTCGCCTGCGGCTGGCTGGGCACCATGCTCTCCGGCCGGCGCGAGGCGGAGGAACAGCGCCGGCACTACGAGGCCGTGGAGGGCTGGATCCTGGCGGGCGCGGTCCGCAGAGGGGAGTGACGGCGACGCCGACGGTACGGCGTCACTCCACCGCCCGGCCCGTCAGCGCACTGAGGTTGCTGCGCACGGACGCCACATGGGCCTGGAGTTCGTCCCACCGCTCCCCGTGCTCGTGCAGCACCCGCTCCGTCTCGCGGGCGATCCGCTCCTGACGGGCCCGGGCCCCGGCTACCGTCTCGGACGCCCGGGCCCGGGCCTCCTCCTGCCACCGCACGGCCGTTTCCTCCGCCTCGGCCAGCTCCGCCCTCGCCTCGGACAGCTCCCGTTCGGCGCGCGCCAAAAGCTCCGCGTGGTGCGCGTCCGCGGCCCGCGACGCCTCCTCCCGCGCACGCTCCTGCGCCGCCGCCCGCTCGGCGTGCTCCCTGTTCTGCTCGGCCAGCATCCCGGTGGTCCGCCTCCGCATCTCGCGCAGCGCGGCCAGCGCCTGCCCCCTGCCTGCCTTCACCTCGCGCCGCGCCGCGATCCGCACCTCGTCGGCCTCCGCCCGCGCCGCCTCCAGCCGCTGCCGGTGCCGCTCGTCGGCCTGCGCGCGTACGTCGTCGGCGTGCGCCTGCGCCGCCTCGCGCACCCCGGCCGCGTACGCCCGCGCGTCGGCCAGCATGCCGTCCGCCTCGGCCCGCGCCCCCTCCCGGACGGCCTCAGCCTCCTCCTGCCCCAGCCGGAACAGGGACCGCGCCCGCTCCCCGAGCACCTCGTAGTCCTGGGCCGGGAGCCGCGCCACCACCTCCCGCAGCCCCTCCAGTTCCGTGCCCATCTCCCGGGCGAGCACGGTGAGCCGGGCGGCCCGCTCCCAGGCCGCGTCCCGCTCCTCGCAGAGGGCCGCGGCCAACTCCTCCACCTGTTCCGGACGGTAGCCGCGCTCGCGCCCGCGTACGGTCACGAAGCCGTGAGGGGACGCCGATGCGCGGGTCATGCTCATCACCCCTGTAGGGAAATCTGCCGCCGTAAATGGACTTAACCGACTTTATGGATCGGATGTAAGCCCTCATAATGCGACACACCGGGCAGCCGTTCGCACGCAAAAGGGTGGGACCCGGTCGCCTCACCGGCCGACCGGGCCCCACCCCTCACGTACGTCAGCTGCGCCGCGACCTCACAGCAGCCCGTCCCACATCTGCTCCAGCAGCACCGACCACCAGCTCTCCGGCGACCCCAGCGCGGCCGGGTCCAGCGCGGCCAACTGCGCCTGGAAGTCCACCGTCCAGCGGCCCGCCTGCTCCTGGTTCAGACCGAACCTGAGCCGCCACATCCGGCCCAGCAGCGCCATACAGCGCGCGAACTCCGGCAGCCCCGTGTTCACGAACTGCGGCGCCACCGCAGCACCGCCCGGCCCCGCCTCCACCGGCACCGCCACGATGGCCGCCGTGCCGTACTGCACACAGACCGCACGCCCGAAGTCACTGCCCACGACCAGGTACGACCCCGCGTCCGGGGCCGGCTGCACCCCGCGCTCCGCCGCCAGCTCCGCCAGCGTCGGCACCGGCCGCCCCGGCTGGGCCTGCGCCCAGAAGAACGGGCCCATGTCCATCGGCAGCCCCGCCGCCACCAGCGTGTGCGCCACCACCGGCGGCACACCCTGCCGGGACACCGCCGCCTGCTCGAACCGGAACACACCCGGCCCGAAGGCCCCGGCCAGCTCCTGCCCGATCGCCTCCGGCGGAACCGGCGGCACCGGCTGCACCTGCGGCAGCGGCGCCCGCACCGGCGCCGGACGGGCCGGCCCGTCGGCCACCTGATGCAGCTCGCCCTGGTGCTCCAACAACTGCTGCATGCCCTGCTGCCGGCTCGCGTGATCCGTGCCGTACGGCGCGATGGAGGTGATCCGCGCCTGCGGCCACTGCTCCCGGATCATCCGCGCGCAGTAGGCACCCGGCAGCTCGCACGACTCCAGCTCCGTGTGCAGCTCCAGCACCTGGTCCGGCGGCACGTTCATGGCCCGCAGCTCATGGAAGATCTGCCACTCCGGGTGCGGCGTACCCGGCGCCGAACGCCGGATCAGCTGCTGCTCGGAACCGTCCTGCGCCCGGTAGCGCAGCACCGCCTGGTAGCCGGGACCGACGGTCGGCATACCGGCGGGCGGCTGCGGATAGCCGTACGCCGGCGGCGCACCCGGCACCGGCCCACCGGGCGGCGGCACCGCGCCGGGCGGCACGGGCTGCGCGGCGCCCGGGGCGCCGGGCACACCCGGAGCACCCGGAGGCGGCGGAGGCGTGCCGGGGCCGCCCACCGGGGGCGCGGCCAGCACGGTCTGCGCATGGTGCACGGCACCACCCGCGCCACCCGAGGAACCACCCGGCACACCGGGAGCCGCGGGAGGCGGCGGCGTACCGCGACCACCCTGCGCACCCGGCACGCCAGGAGCGGCCGGAGGCGGCGGCGTACCAGGACCACCAGCCGCACCCGGAGCGCCCGGAGGACCAGGAGGCGCGGGCGGACCGGGCGGCTGCGGCGCCCCGCCGCCCGTCCGTCCCGGATCGGCCAGCATCGTGGCGGCATGATGCACGCCACCCGGCGGCGTACCCGGAGCACTCGGCGGAGGCGGCGTGCCCGGAGCACTCGGCGGAGGCGGCGTACCCGGCCCACCGGGCGCCCCCTGACCGGCCGGCGGCTGCGGCGCGCTCGGCGGAGGCGGCGTCCCGGGACCACCGCCCGGCCCCTCGGGACCGAGCGACGACACCAACTGCGTCGGCACATACCCACCCGCCGGCGTGGCCGGCCCACCCGGACCACCGGGCGCCGAAGGCGAAGGCGTGGCCCCCGGACGCGCGCCCGGCACACCCGGGGCACTCGGCGGAGGCGGCGTGGTCGAACCACCGCCGCGACGCGGCGGAGGAGTCGCCTTGCTGGTCGCGGCATCCGCGATGTCCCCGGCGTCCGGCGCCGGCGGGCGGGCCTGCGGGGCGGACGCCCCCGGGCCGGCCGGCGGCGCACCCGCCCCCGCGGACGGGGCCGACACGTTCGGGTCGTCGATCGCCGGCGCCAGCGCGGTCGGCGGAAGCTGACTGCCACCCGACATCAGCGCCGTCTTCGCCTCCGGCGTCGCCGAGGGCGGCGGGGTTCCCCCGTCGACATCACTCAGCGGCGGCGCGAACACCGTCTCCGGCAACGGCACGGAACGGTCCTCACCGGCATCGGCGTTGGTGTCCGTCCCCGCCCAGGGCGTCGCCCCGGCAGGCGCACCCGGCACGCCGGAGCCACCGGACGCGCCCTCGTCGGCACCGGAAACACCCGCACCGGCCGCAGGCCATCCCGCACCACTCCCCTGCGCGCCGCCCGAAGCGGCAGGAGCCGCCGAAGCCGCAGCACCCGAACCGGCACCGGCACCGGCACCGGCACTCGAACCAGCACCCGAACCGGCAGTGTCGAGATCCCCCCGCCGATCCGGAATCCCCAGCTTGTCCGCCGCCTCCTGCAACCACTCCGGCGGACTCAACAAGAACGACGTCTGATTCAGATCCACCCGCGCCGCAGGCGCCGGCACCGGCTCCGCCGCCTCCTCGGGACGCCCGTACTCCTCCTCGTACCGGCGGATCACCTCACCCACCGGCAGCGCCGGCCACAGCGTCGCCTCACCACTGTCCCGCGCGATCACCAGCCGCTGAGCGCCCCCGTCCGAACGCGGCCCCTCCGCACGGTCCTCGGCCCACACCACGAACCCCAGGCCGAACTCCCGCACCCGCACCTCACGGTGCTGATACGCCGGCAGCTCGCCGTTGACCCACTCCTCCGCACGCTCCTGCGCCTGCGCGAACGTCACCATCGCCAGCTCACTCCCCTACCGACGCCGACACGGGCACCGCACGCGCGAAACCGCCGTCCACCATCAGGTTCGCCACCGTCTCCAACTCCGGCGGAGAACCCGCCAGCCGCGACAGGAACGCGTCGAAATCCTCACCGCACGGCAGCAGCAACCGCTCCACCCGATCCGCCGGCGCCAACGACGGATCCACGTCCCGCACATCGTCGTACGCGCAGAACCACACCGAACCGATCCGCTCGCCCTTCACCTTCACCGCGAGCAGACCACCCTGCACGAACGCGACGCCCAGATAGTCCTTCGTCAGATGGTCCCGCAGACACTTGTTCACATACACCAGGTCATTGACCGCCGCCTCCTCACGCACCGTGAAGAACGGCTGGTCCACCAGCAGCCCCAGCTCCGCGTCCAACGCCGTACCCACCGGCGCACAGCCACCCGCCGCCTTCAGGAACGACCGGTACGCACCCGGCAGCCGGTACCCGAGGTCCTCCTCGACCCCCTGCACCTGCTGCTCCGACACCGCCACACCCGACTTCGGCAGCCCGAAGTGCGCCGGACGCGTCTCCTGCAACGGCCGCGTACCACGCTTGCCCTGGTCCACCGCCGCCGTCGCGATCCCACCGTGGTGCCGCAGCAGCGCCTTCACCTCGACCGGCACCAGCTCCATCCGCCGCGCCCCCGCCACGTGGTGCCACGTCCAGCCGTGCGGCGTCGCCACCGCCGGCACCGTGTCCCACAGCTCGTGGCCCGACGCCGACAACGCCGCGTTCGCCGAGACATAGTCCGTCAACCGCAGTTCGTCGACCCCGAAACCCTCCGGCGGATCGGCGATCTCCGCCACCGCGCGGGCGTACGGCGAGAAGACCGGGTAACCACCCTCGTCCACCCGTACCCCTCTCGGGTGACGGGCCGCCCGCACCGGATCCGGGAAATGCACGACCTGCCCGGCATAGGCCGCGTTCGGCGGCGCGGCCGCTTGCCCGAGCCGACCTGTCGTCATGGCGGTTGCCCCCTGCGGCGTCTGTCTGATCTGCCTGATCTGTCTGTCTGCACTGTCTCGTCACCGCACGCGAACGCGGTGCCGACAGCCTATGCGGTACGACGAGAGGGGTCACCGGCCCGGACCCCACACCCGGCACACCCCCCTCCGCTTCCGTGACCAGACGTCACCCTCCCGTGACGGAACGCCCATAACCGGGCGTGTCACCACGCCCCAGCTTCCGCAGCAGCCACGCGATTTGGCACTCTGTGACCTTCGGGGGGATGTTCAGGAGGGGAAAATGATCATGAGTGCGACACAGACCGGACCCCACACCGGACGATCCGACGACCCCCGAAGCGGCGACCCCCGCATCGGCTGGAGCAGCGCGGACGCCCACCACGCACCCACCCTCCTGCACCGCCGCGACGGCATACTCCCCACCGTCGCCGCCGCCCTCTCCGTCCGCGGCACCACCCTCACCGGCACCCCCACCCGTGCCGACACACCCCCCGCCCTGCACCACCTCGTACAGGACTTCCTCGACACCCTCACCAGCGGCCAACGCGACCGCTACACCGGCCGCTGCGCCGAAACCATCCTCATCTCACGCCACCTCGCCACCGCCGACGCCACCCGCA carries:
- a CDS encoding SUKH-4 family immunity protein; protein product: MVTFAQAQERAEEWVNGELPAYQHREVRVREFGLGFVVWAEDRAEGPRSDGGAQRLVIARDSGEATLWPALPVGEVIRRYEEEYGRPEEAAEPVPAPAARVDLNQTSFLLSPPEWLQEAADKLGIPDRRGDLDTAGSGAGSSAGAGAGAGSGAAASAAPAASGGAQGSGAGWPAAGAGVSGADEGASGGSGVPGAPAGATPWAGTDTNADAGEDRSVPLPETVFAPPLSDVDGGTPPPSATPEAKTALMSGGSQLPPTALAPAIDDPNVSAPSAGAGAPPAGPGASAPQARPPAPDAGDIADAATSKATPPPRRGGGSTTPPPPSAPGVPGARPGATPSPSAPGGPGGPATPAGGYVPTQLVSSLGPEGPGGGPGTPPPPSAPQPPAGQGAPGGPGTPPPPSAPGTPPPPSAPGTPPGGVHHAATMLADPGRTGGGAPQPPGPPAPPGPPGAPGAAGGPGTPPPPAAPGVPGAQGGRGTPPPPAAPGVPGGSSGGAGGAVHHAQTVLAAPPVGGPGTPPPPPGAPGVPGAPGAAQPVPPGAVPPPGGPVPGAPPAYGYPQPPAGMPTVGPGYQAVLRYRAQDGSEQQLIRRSAPGTPHPEWQIFHELRAMNVPPDQVLELHTELESCELPGAYCARMIREQWPQARITSIAPYGTDHASRQQGMQQLLEHQGELHQVADGPARPAPVRAPLPQVQPVPPVPPEAIGQELAGAFGPGVFRFEQAAVSRQGVPPVVAHTLVAAGLPMDMGPFFWAQAQPGRPVPTLAELAAERGVQPAPDAGSYLVVGSDFGRAVCVQYGTAAIVAVPVEAGPGGAAVAPQFVNTGLPEFARCMALLGRMWRLRFGLNQEQAGRWTVDFQAQLAALDPAALGSPESWWSVLLEQMWDGLL
- a CDS encoding SMI1/KNR4 family protein; the encoded protein is MTTGRLGQAAAPPNAAYAGQVVHFPDPVRAARHPRGVRVDEGGYPVFSPYARAVAEIADPPEGFGVDELRLTDYVSANAALSASGHELWDTVPAVATPHGWTWHHVAGARRMELVPVEVKALLRHHGGIATAAVDQGKRGTRPLQETRPAHFGLPKSGVAVSEQQVQGVEEDLGYRLPGAYRSFLKAAGGCAPVGTALDAELGLLVDQPFFTVREEAAVNDLVYVNKCLRDHLTKDYLGVAFVQGGLLAVKVKGERIGSVWFCAYDDVRDVDPSLAPADRVERLLLPCGEDFDAFLSRLAGSPPELETVANLMVDGGFARAVPVSASVGE
- a CDS encoding YwqJ-related putative deaminase; the encoded protein is MSATQTGPHTGRSDDPRSGDPRIGWSSADAHHAPTLLHRRDGILPTVAAALSVRGTTLTGTPTRADTPPALHHLVQDFLDTLTSGQRDRYTGRCAETILISRHLATADATRSKRASRKPMTNGEARKALKHAKLTTRRIREDGDPLHGSFATPCRACTALSAHFGVRIVDPTTDDT